One part of the Ficedula albicollis isolate OC2 unplaced genomic scaffold, FicAlb1.5 N00608, whole genome shotgun sequence genome encodes these proteins:
- the LOC101815445 gene encoding cocaine- and amphetamine-regulated transcript protein, translating to MENARLCLLCLLGSGLILLGTPEPAPELRPPPSPPGHSREETELVRGWGGASRGFPAPPRLSWVPWCEPREPCAVRRGARIGKLCSCPRGTSCNLFILKCS from the exons ATGGAAAACGCTcggctctgcctgctctgcctgctgggctccGGCCTCATCCTGCTCGGCACCCCCGAACCGGCACCGGAGCTCCGGCCCCCCCCGAGCCCGCCCGGGCACAGCCGGGAGGAGACGGAGCTGGtaaggggctggggaggggcgAGCAGGGGGTTCCCAGCACCCCCC aggctgagctgggtgcCCTGG TGCGAGCCCCGGGAGCCGTGCGCGGTGCGGCGCGGGGCGCGCATCGGgaaactctgcagctgcccccGCGGCACCTCCTGCAACCTCTTCATCCTCAAGTGCTCCTGA